The window GATCAGATCCACGCCCTGAGCCATCGCGAGCAGGCGCGAGATGCCGGAGCGCTCGAGGCCGAACTCCCGGGTCCCGCGCAGGGGGATGAGGAACTGGCTCACCGACGACCAGCAGAACCCGAACACCATCCCGACAGCCAGCATGAACCAGACCACGGGGGGCGTGCGGGCAGCGGGCGGATGCGCGGGATCGGATCCCTCAGCAGTGGCGCGCGGGCGTGCGGGCGGCGGCTCGGGCAGGCGCCGGCGCAGCAGGGGCAGGACGGCGACGCCCAGCAGGAGTGGCGAGGAAGCTCCCAGCAGCGACACGTTCCAGCCCCAGTCCTGCGGCAAGAGTCCGACGAGGGCCAGTCCGCCGAGAATGCCGAGCATCCCCGAGGCCTCGTAGGTGTTGAGCCGCACCGTGGCGCCGGCGCTGCGCTCGTCCTGGAGCACGGCGGTGAGCCCGCTCACCATGCCCAGCGTGTGGGCCAGGCCCATGAGACCCCGGCCGAGCACGAGCACCGGGAACGGCCCCCCGGTGCCGAGCACCAGCAGACCGACGATCATGACGGCCGGAGCGAGGCTGAAGGCGGTGGCCAGGCTGCGGCCGGCCAGCAGGCCTGCGGGCATGGCCCCCGCCATGCGGGCGAAGCCGAAAGCGCCGGCCACGACGCCCAGCTGCCAGTCGGCCAGGTCATGCGCGCGAGCGATCTCGGGGAGGAGCGGGCCGAAGGCGCCGTTGCAGAACGTGCTGAAGAACATCAGCAGGCATACCAGCGCCGTGCCGCTCAAGGCTGCAATGGGCGCTCAGCTCCCCGGGCGTTCGTCCGCCGCCGCGGACTCTTCCGCCTCACCGGCCTTGAGCTTGCGGAAGACGGTCTTCGGGTCGATCCCCAGGATCTTGGCCGTGAGGGTCTTATTCCCCTTGGTCAGCCGTAGCGTCTCCTCGAGGATCCGCTGCTCGACCTCCGCCAGCGGCGTGCCCACCTTGATCTTGAAGAAGGCCTCCCCCGCGGCCCCGGCGCCCGCCCCCTCCGCCCCCGCGCTGCCCTGGGCCGCCCCCGGGCGTTCGAGCATCACGGCGCGCTCGGCCACGTTGTCCGGCAGATCGGTCACCTCCACCGCCGAGCCGCGGGCGAGCACCACCGCCCGCTCCACCACGTTCTCCAGCTCCCGCACGTTCCCGGGCCAGGCGTAGGCCTCGAGGCAGCGGAGGGCGTCGTCGGTGAAGCTCTCGAGGTGCCGGTTGTTCTTGGCCGCGTACACGCGCAGGAAGTGCTGGGCCAGGACCGCCACGTCCTCTCGCCGCTCCCGGAGCGGTGGGGCGGTGATGCTGATCACGTTCAGCCGGTAGTAGAGATCCTCGCGGAAACGCTTCTCGCGGACGAGCGTCGTCAGGTCCTGATTGCTGGCCGCGACGATTCGCACGTCGACGCGGAGGGTCCGGGTGCCGCCCACCCGCTCGAACTCCCCCTCCTGGAGCACCCGCAGGATCTTCGGCTGGGTGACCGGCGAGAGGTCCGCGACCTCGTCCAGGAACAGGGTGCCGCCGTCGGCCAGCTCGAAGCGCCCTTCCTTCCGCCCCGCTGCACCCGTGAAGGCGCCCTTCTCGTAGCCGAACAGCTCCGACTCGAGCAACGTCTCGGGCAGGGCCGCGCAGTTGACGGCGACGAACGGCCCGCCGCGCCGGGGCGAGCGCTCGTGGATCGCGCGGGCCACCAGCTCCTTCCCGGTGCCGCTCTCGCCGTGGACCAGGACCGTGGCCGAGCTGTTGGCCACCTGGTCCACGAGCGTCATCATGCGGCGGAAGGCCGGACTCACCCCGATGATGTCGCCCTGGCGCAGGAGGTCGTCGAGGCGCTTCTGCAGCGCCCGGTTCTGCTCGACGAGGGCCCGGTGCTCGAGCGCCTTGCGGATCACGCGGATCAGCTGGGCGCGCTGGAACGGCTTCGTCAGGAAGTCGACGGCGCCGTCCTTCATGGCCTTGACGGCCTCTTCCACGGTGCCGAAGGCCGTGAGCATGATCACGTCCACGTCGGGCGCAACGGTCTTGGCCTCGCGCAGGAGCTCGAGACCCGTGAGCCCGGGCATCTTGAGATCCGAGAGGACGAGGTCCACCCCGCCCCCCCGCAGGCGCTCCAGCGCGGCGTGACCGTCAGGGGCGAGCACCACCTGGTAGCCCTCGCGGGTGAGCGTGCGCTCGAGGCTCTGGCGGATCGCCGGGTCGTCGTCGGCCACCAGCAGCAGCGGGGAGTCAGACAAGCGCAGCCCTCTTGATCGGCAGCGAGATGGTGAAGGTGGTGCCCGAGCCCGGACGGCTGTCCCAGGTCATGCGGCCTCCGTGCTCCTCCACGATCTGACGCGAGATGGACAGCCCGAGCCCGGTCCCCTGGGGCTTGGTGGTGAAGAACTGCTCGAACAGCCGCCGGCCGATGTCCGGCGGGATGCCCGGACCGGTGTCACTCACGAGGATCTCCACGGTGTCGTCGAGCCGCCGGGTGGTCACGGTGAGCATCCCGCCCTGGGACAGGGCCTCGAGCCCGTTCTTGACCAGGTTCAGCACCGCCTGGCGGAGCAGCGAGCGGTCGATGGCCATGGGCGGCACCGCCGGGTCCGTCTCCAGGCGCACGGCGATGCCCTGGCGCGTGGCGAGCGGCCGCACGAACTCCGCCACCGCCGTCACCATCTCGTTGACGGAGTCCTCCTCGAACTGCGGGCGCGGGAAGCGGGCGAAGGCCAGGTACTCCTCGGTGAGGGCGTCCAGGGCCATCACCTGCTCGCGGATGGCGCCCAGCAGGGTCGTGGCCTCCTCCATGTCCGGCTCCCGACGCTCGCCCACGATGTCGCCCAGCATCTCGGCGTTCAGCTCGATGGCGGCGATGGGGTTGCGCACCTCGTGGGCCACCTTCAGAGACAGCCGCCCCACCGTGGCCATGCGCTCTGCCACCACGAGCTCCTGCTGCGCGGCCTGCAGCCGCGTGAGCGTGCCCGTCAGCTCCGCGTTCAGCCGCTCCACCTCGGCCCGGGCCCGCCGCTCGTGCTCGGCCACGTGCCCCAGGGCGAAGGCAGGCAGCCCGACCAGCCCCATGAGAATGATGACGGGGGTCCAGCCAACCCACGGGGGTGCCAGCGCGGCGGCGGCGGCGTAGAGGAGCCCGGCCACCAGGGCCACCAGGAGCCCCACCCAGCGCCCGAAGTAATACGCGTTGACCGCCACCAACGGGAAGAACAGGAGGTAGAAAAGGCTGTCGGCGCCGCCCGTCAGATACAGGAGCGAGAAGACCAGCAGGAGGTCCACCGCCAGGGCGCCCGTGAAGATCGGCCGCGTCGCCCTCGGGTTTACAGTGACCAGCGCCAGGATGCACGCCTTGTAGGCCGCGAACCAGAGCACCAGCGAGTAGACGTCGAAGCGGTAGCGGGGGCGCAGCGGCGCCAGCCCCAGCGTGGCCAGCCCGCCGACCATGACCAGCGCCAGGAGAAAGGCGAAGACGCGCTCGTCCCGCTCGAGCAGGCGTACCAGCGCCGTCCAGGGTCTGCGCGCGAGGGTCCTCATGGGGTGATCACGCCGCCCTCAATATAGCGCGGAGCCGGTCATGCGGGGGTCTGACCCGTGGCGGGGGCGCCCGCCGGGCTCAGGTGGACCTCTTCCCGCCTGAGCAGCGGGATCACCACCAGCGGCAGGAGCCCGATGGCGCCCACGACGAGCATGAGCCGGCCGAGATTCCCGTAGTCCTGCTGCGTCACCCCGAAGAAGGTGTTGAGGTACCGCGTCCCCAGCTCGCTCGCCGACAGCGCCAGGTTCATCAAGGAGGCCATGATGGCGAACATGGTGGCCTCCGCTCCCCGGGGCGCCGTGCGGGCGATGAGGACCAGCATGGGCACCATGGCGAGCTGCGACAGCGGCGCCGAGATCGTGGTGTCGATGAAGGCGAAGGTCCGGGCGCTCATCCCGACCCACTCGTTGGCGCCGTAGAAGAGGCCGATGGTCGGCAGATAGAGCAGGGTCCCCACCACGGTCACCCAGAAGATCGTGAAGCTCACGGGGCGCTGCGTGATGGGCTTCCGGAAGAGGACCAGACCCAGGAGGCTCAGGACGCTGCTGGCCTGGGCAAGCAGGCCCAGGAACCGCTGGTCGAAGCCCAGCCTGTCGATGGCCCAGTAGCTGTACCCCTGCCCCACCCCCGGCGTGGCCCGGAACAGGAAGATCACGAAGGCGGCCACCGCCACGGGGCGGGACAGCCCCACGCGAGAGAGCAGGAGAACGATCAGGGTCGCGGACACCACGAGGACCAGCTCCTGGGCGAAGGGTATGTCGAAGCGCTCCAGCGCGACGCCGAGGGCGGCATAGGAGAGCCCGACGATCATGACAAGCCGCGCCTTGCCGCCGCCCAGCGGGCCGCTCTCGGCCAGCGCCTGCCCGGCAGCGCGCGCGGCCGGTCCGGGCGCGGAGCGCGCCTCCCGGCCCACGAAGAGCGCGCCGAGGCCCACCAGCACGGGCAGACCGGCGGCGAGGGCGAAGACGGGACGGGAGCCGAGAGTGCCCGCGAGCACGCCGCCCAGGTAGCCCACGCTGAGGCTTCCCGCCAGGAGCGCCATGCGCCCCAGGGTCTGCACCTGCCCCATCTCCTCGTCCGTCCGCGCCACCTGGACGCTGAGCGCGTCGGCCACGACGTCCTGGACCATGAAGCCCACCGTCACCAGCACCATGGCCGCCAGGTAGGCGCCCTTGGTGGCGATCACGGTGGCCAGGAGCGCGTAGCCCACGAAGGCGCCGAGGGCGCCCAGGAGCAGGTACGCCTTCCGGCGGCTGCCGAGGATCGGATAGACGTCGGAGGCGACGCCCGCCACCATCTTCATGCTCCAGGGCAAGCCCAGCCAGAAGCCGATGCCCGCCACCTCGGCGGGGGTGAGCGCGAGCGCGTCCTTCTGGAAGTAGAGCATGGCCACGCCGGTGATCCCGCTGGCTCCGTAGCAGAAGTAGGTCAGCAGCACGGGCAGGTACGCGACCCTCACGGGCCCGACCACGCGCCGGAGCAGCCTGCCGGGACCGGAACCGGCCGGGGGGGACGCCGCGGAGGGATCCGGCATGACTGCTAGTTTATCCCAGCGCGGCCTGCCGGCCGCTACCAAGCCGCGGGCGCCCGCGGACGCGCCCGGGCAAACGAGTCACCTGGGCGCCGAGCGAACGTCGAGGTTGTTGATGATGCGCCGGACGCCTCGAACGCCCCTGGCCAGAGCCGCCGCCTGCGCCTTTTGATCCGCGGAGTCGACCGTCCCGCTGAGATACACGGTCGCGTTGCTGCTCAGCACGCCGAGGCGCGTGAGGTTCGCGTCTTTCTCGGCGACGAGCCGGGCCTTGACCTCGGACTCGATCCGCATGTCCTCCAGGGGCCCGACGCTGGCGCAGGATTCCGGTTGAACGACGTTGAGCTCGAGATGGCTCTCGGTGCCCTCCCGCTGAACGAGCTTCGTCTCCGTCAACCGCGCAAGGTCGATTCCCGCCTGCTTGAACGTGGCGCGCACGGCTTCGAGACGACGGGTGGCCAGCTCGGGGACCGCGGAGGGCGTGACCGGCTCCCGCTCCAGGAGGGCGGCGGTGGCGGCCTCAAGCGTGTCCGGCGCCGGCCGCTCGCGGAAGCGCTGCTCGAAGAGGCGTCGGGCGGCGGCAGCCCCCGAGAGTCGCTCCTCGCGTGCCATCCTCTCGATGGTCGTCTCCAGGGCGCGACGTTTCAGCTCGTCCACGTCGCCCGATGAGACGACCGGGGTCAGCGTCATCCTGATCTCGGGCAACTGCTCGAGGAAGGCCGCCAGACGCGTGGCCTGCGCCTGCCCCTCCGAGGTAAGCGTCGCCGTGCCGGGTTCGAAGGGGACGGGATTCACGTCGATCCGCTGGATCCGCGAATCCTCGCTGACCTTGACGCGCCCGATCCAGCTGACGGGCAGCGTGATGGCGTTGATGGCGACGGCGCGCACCGCGCTCCAGATGGCCTCGCTGAAGTCGAACCGCGGATCATTGAGGCGGCCTCCCACCGGGAACGACACCTTGATGTCCCCGCGTCGATCCTTGAGGAGCGCGGTGAGCAGGCCAAGCGGCAGTCCGATGCGCGCCTGAGCCCCGTCCTCGGCCGCCGCGCGAACGAGCTGCAACCGGCTGAGCCGGATGTCGGTCCTGGCCGAGAGCGCGTCGCCGTCGAGGCGACAGCGAAACTCGGACGTCAGCTGGCCGTCCGTGGTCTTCCAGCCAACCTGCTGGAGGAGGTACGGGTTCGCGCGCGGGATCGCAAGTCCGCGCACGTCGCCGTTGACGTCGACCCACAGGGGCCCGCCCATCGCCCGCAGGGTACCCCGCAGGTCCACCGTCGCGGAGGGCCCGAGCTGTCCCGTGAGGCTGACCCGTGCTGGCTTCGCCGGCGCGGTCGAGAGACCTTCCAGGCGAATCGCGATCCGCTGAAGGTCCATGGCGAACGCGGGCGAGACCGCGCGATCGACGACCCGCGCGCCGCCGCCGTCGACGCTCACCTGAGTGACGGTGGCCACGAGAGCGCTGCCGTCGGTCTCGGTCGTCTCGCTCGCGGTCACGACGCCGGGATCCCCGGCCGCGCCTCGGTCTGTCCGGGTGTCCGGTCGTGAGGTCAACAAGGCGCGCAATGGCAGGCCGCCCTTGTCGTCGCGCTCGACCAGGATCCACGGCTGCGCCAGGGCGAGACGGGCGACGGCGATGCGCCCGGGCCAATCAACCTCGAGAGCCGTCGCGGTGGCTCGCTCAACTCTCATCACGGTCCGCTCACGGTCGCGCACGTCCACCCGCGAGAGCGCGGCGTGGCCCCGCGCCGTGACGCGGGACTCGGTCAGCCGGGGCATGACGACGGCCAGGTCCAGATCGGCGGCGCCGCGCACACGAGCCGTCGTAGGCAGATACGGTTGATAGGGCGCGAGCTCGGCATTCTTTGCCACCAGGCGCAGATCGGCGGAGAGCGGATCGAGCCCGATGCGTCCAGTCACGTGCAGCTGACCGCCACCGGGCGGCCGGAGCGCCAGGCGCACCCCGGCCGGTCCACGCAGTGGCCAGCCGATGCCCGTCACGCCGGCGTCGATGCTGGAGACGTCGAGGCGGGCGGTGGGCGAGACGGTCTCGTCGCGCCAGGTCAGCGCGCCGTTGCGCACGACGATCTCGCGGATGTCGACCGCGAGGGCTGCGGTCGCCGCAGGTGGGGCGGAGGCGGAGGCAGCTGCGGTCGGCGAGGCTGGCCGGCGTGCGAGATCCTTGATCGGAAAGCCGCCGCCCCGATCGCGTTCGACGGTACCCCGCGGCTCGCTGATCAGGACGCGCTGGACCACCACGTGCGTGGGCCAGTGGACCTCGAGCCCACGCGCCTCGATGCGCTGCGCACCGAGGAGCGACCGGTGAGCATCGGCAGCGGCGAGGCGGTTGACGGCAATCGATCCCTGCACGCGCGCGGGGATGCCCGCGGCGAGCGGCTCGTTCATGCGAAGGTCCGCTTCCGCGAGGCCGGTGATCCGGGCCGCGACGGGGAGGAACTGGGCCCACGGGGCGAGATCGACATTGGCGAGACGCACACGCACGTCGGTGGGGGCCGGCGGCGGTTGCAGCGCGCCCGTGACGGCCAACGTCCCGCCCCCGGCGACGCTCGCCCGGATGTCGATTTTCCCGGGCGTCGCGGCGGGCCACGTGAGATCGGCCACGGTCGCTCGCACGGTGGCCAGCCGGAAGCGACCACCCTGCTTCGCCGTGGGATCGCGGACGCTCATCGCGCTGTCGAGCGCCAGCCGGCCGAGCTGCAGAGACCCCTCACGGTGCACGAACCCG of the Candidatus Rokuibacteriota bacterium genome contains:
- a CDS encoding sigma-54-dependent Fis family transcriptional regulator translates to MRLSDSPLLLVADDDPAIRQSLERTLTREGYQVVLAPDGHAALERLRGGGVDLVLSDLKMPGLTGLELLREAKTVAPDVDVIMLTAFGTVEEAVKAMKDGAVDFLTKPFQRAQLIRVIRKALEHRALVEQNRALQKRLDDLLRQGDIIGVSPAFRRMMTLVDQVANSSATVLVHGESGTGKELVARAIHERSPRRGGPFVAVNCAALPETLLESELFGYEKGAFTGAAGRKEGRFELADGGTLFLDEVADLSPVTQPKILRVLQEGEFERVGGTRTLRVDVRIVAASNQDLTTLVREKRFREDLYYRLNVISITAPPLRERREDVAVLAQHFLRVYAAKNNRHLESFTDDALRCLEAYAWPGNVRELENVVERAVVLARGSAVEVTDLPDNVAERAVMLERPGAAQGSAGAEGAGAGAAGEAFFKIKVGTPLAEVEQRILEETLRLTKGNKTLTAKILGIDPKTVFRKLKAGEAEESAAADERPGS
- a CDS encoding MFS transporter — translated: MFFSTFCNGAFGPLLPEIARAHDLADWQLGVVAGAFGFARMAGAMPAGLLAGRSLATAFSLAPAVMIVGLLVLGTGGPFPVLVLGRGLMGLAHTLGMVSGLTAVLQDERSAGATVRLNTYEASGMLGILGGLALVGLLPQDWGWNVSLLGASSPLLLGVAVLPLLRRRLPEPPPARPRATAEGSDPAHPPAARTPPVVWFMLAVGMVFGFCWSSVSQFLIPLRGTREFGLERSGISRLLAMAQGVDLIVLLPVGQLADRLGRSRVLGAVALAMGLGALGAGLGSFPLFVAGCVGFGLGLAGWMLPLGVIREHAGREGLARRTGLYRLGVDATVFLGPVASGVLGAKASGVFVAGVGLAALAAGARLLWRPPTVPR
- a CDS encoding DUF748 domain-containing protein translates to MSARRWLALIAGVVVGAIAVTLYGLPELVRHVATARIHARTGRPTSIDRVDLNILIGRFTIHGLQIAERDGHTPFAGFERLDLRLRLPSLLFGHLWVRELILTRPTVHVVRLPSAGFNFSDLLQTSGTTGRPIDVTVDRFALTDGTVTLEDQALPERRTWSSEHIVIEAHNVSTRRDDGTAVGRSVTAGAPASITLTNLRLYPIHLQGTVTVEGLDLTPARVYLPPDASVSLARGRASASLTVALDAREGLRADATARFEDVTLVRAASGDVLAVVPKMTTDIGGFVHREGSLQLGRLALDSAMSVRDPTAKQGGRFRLATVRATVADLTWPAATPGKIDIRASVAGGGTLAVTGALQPPPAPTDVRVRLANVDLAPWAQFLPVAARITGLAEADLRMNEPLAAGIPARVQGSIAVNRLAAADAHRSLLGAQRIEARGLEVHWPTHVVVQRVLISEPRGTVERDRGGGFPIKDLARRPASPTAAASASAPPAATAALAVDIREIVVRNGALTWRDETVSPTARLDVSSIDAGVTGIGWPLRGPAGVRLALRPPGGGQLHVTGRIGLDPLSADLRLVAKNAELAPYQPYLPTTARVRGAADLDLAVVMPRLTESRVTARGHAALSRVDVRDRERTVMRVERATATALEVDWPGRIAVARLALAQPWILVERDDKGGLPLRALLTSRPDTRTDRGAAGDPGVVTASETTETDGSALVATVTQVSVDGGGARVVDRAVSPAFAMDLQRIAIRLEGLSTAPAKPARVSLTGQLGPSATVDLRGTLRAMGGPLWVDVNGDVRGLAIPRANPYLLQQVGWKTTDGQLTSEFRCRLDGDALSARTDIRLSRLQLVRAAAEDGAQARIGLPLGLLTALLKDRRGDIKVSFPVGGRLNDPRFDFSEAIWSAVRAVAINAITLPVSWIGRVKVSEDSRIQRIDVNPVPFEPGTATLTSEGQAQATRLAAFLEQLPEIRMTLTPVVSSGDVDELKRRALETTIERMAREERLSGAAAARRLFEQRFRERPAPDTLEAATAALLEREPVTPSAVPELATRRLEAVRATFKQAGIDLARLTETKLVQREGTESHLELNVVQPESCASVGPLEDMRIESEVKARLVAEKDANLTRLGVLSSNATVYLSGTVDSADQKAQAAALARGVRGVRRIINNLDVRSAPR